The following DNA comes from Acidicapsa ligni.
ATTGCCTCCGATAAAACGAGGCGTACTGGTTGCAGTCGCAGCACTCGCATTTGCGGAGTCAGTCACGCCATGCGCAGGCTGCGTATACAGGTATTGATTGTGATAGACGACGCTCGGCAACAGGGCTGCACGCGCCAAAGTGCGATCCAGCGCGGCTACATGACTCGCAGCGACAGCAGCATTGAAGTTTGGTTCATTCGCTTTTGCACGTACGATTGCTTCGTCAAGCGTGATCTGGATAGCACCAGGCGTTTGTGTCGTCGTGTCATTCACCTGCTGCGCTGAAATAGCCAGCGCAGAGGTGAATGACGACAATCCAAAACCGATACAGAGAACGACAAGACTAAGACGTTGCATTGAGCGAATTACACAAGCAGTCGTCAATCCAATGGATTGTGATTTATTCATGACCTATCACAAGGACTGTGAATGTTCCTGGAATGACTGCGGGACGAGGATGGGGATTTGCAGCAGTAGCAGCAGGAGCAGGCCCGGTCTGTGCAGTAACGACGTAGACTTTTCCTGTGGCCGTATCGATGGTCATGGTCCGCGCACGTGCCTGCGTTGTTAGATTTTGCAGAACCCGATAGTTACTGTTGCTCGCGTCGATAATGGTAAGAGTACCCTCTCCATTCGAAGAGAAAGCCAGCTTACTCTTCGGGTTGTAGCCCGCAGCGTCTGGGCCGTCGCCAATGGAAGGAGCTGCAAGTTGCTTGCCCGTATTTGCATCCGTGATTGCCATCTTCTTACCGTCACATACCGAAAAAAGTCTTCGGCCTGATAAGTCGATAGCAAGTCCTGAAGGCGAATCGCAATTTGCCAGTGGCCATGTGGCAGTTATCTTTGGGCTCTTTGCATCTAACCGAACGATTGCATTCTTGTCTTCAATATTGTCAAAGACGATGCCCGTTCCATCGGCGACAGGAAATTCCGGCTTGCCTGGGAGCGGGACAGTTGCGATGACCTTACGTGTCGCGGTGTCGATTACGGTGGCGTCTTTGCTGCGTCCATTGAATGCCCAGACAGTTTTGGTGACGGGTTCAAAAACGATTCCATCTGGATTGGTGCCTGCAGGAATAGTAGCTACCGTTGCAAGACTTGTACGGTCGAAGACTACGACCGCGTTGCCGCCGCCATCGCTTATGTAGCCAAAGTTTCCGGAGTCATCGAGCGCTACGCCATGCGTTCCATGTAGCCCTGTAATCGCTCCGATCGATTTTCCTGTGGATGAATCGATCACTTCAACACGCGTGCCATGAGTTATGTAGAGCCGATGTGCGGCAGAGTCTGCGACAAGATAATCCCATCCACCTTCGCCTCCGACCGTCCACTTATCCAGGACCTTGAAGGCCTTCTGCGCTGATACAGGCTTAGCTGCCGTGAGAGAAAACAGGATGAGTGCTGCGAGAATCGAGTAACAGAGGCGATCCGTTTTTGACCTAGAGTTCATCTTTACTCCAATTTATTGAGACAGACATTCGAGATACTTTTATTACTATTCCACCTGCACCTTAAGCCATCCTTAAGGCGCGGACGTCTTTCTATTTCTTTACAATTTATTTTCAAGACAAGAACAAGCTGGCGGATTCGCCCTGGTCTCCGGCCAACGGAAGTTGCACCAGAACCACCGTTCCTCGTCTCAATTCGCTTGTTACGTCAATGGTTCCATGCACGTTGTCCACGATAGCCTTGCAGATTGCCAGGCCGAGTCCAGTACCACCAGTCTTGCGGCTACGGGAAGGATCACCGCGAGAAAATCGCTCGAAGATTAGAGGAAGATCGTCGGGATGAATTCCTTCCCCTTGATCCGCAATTCGTAACTGCGCATAGTCGCCACTGCGTATCAGATCTACATATGCGGTGGATCCTGCAGCACTGTGTTGAAGAGCATTCATCAGAATGTTGGCGCAGAGTAGTTTGAATTGCTCCGTCTCGATGCGAGCCCATAGATGTTCAGGGCTGTGCATGGTGATTTGGATCTGACGTGTTTCCGCGATGGTGTTGAGATCGTCGATGACCTGCTTGATCGATGGCACGAGATAGATAGCATGACTTATAGATGGGCTATGCTGCTCAGCTCTCGCTAAAGTCAGCATCTGTGCAACGATCCCTTCCATGCGCTCGCAATCGGTCAGGCAGCGTTGCAGACCAGCCTGATACTCTTCGGCAGTACGGGGCTTCATTTCCAGTAATTGCAGAGAAGATTTGACGACAGCGACATTCGTTTTCAATTCGTGTGCAGCATCTCCGACAAAGCGTTTCTGTTGCTCAAACGATCGTTCGAGACGCTGTAGAACCGTCTCAATTGCATTGACCAAAGGAGCCAGTTCTTCGATTCTGCGTGCGTCTTCCGATGGTAAAAATGTCCACGAAGTCACTGAGACGCTGGCCGCTCCCGCAGCTAAATCCCGCAGAGGGGATAGGCTGCGATTGAGCAGCCATGCCATCAAAAATCCGGTGATCGCAAGCAGGGCAAGGCTACTGATCGCATAGAAAGTGACTGCTCGCAAAACCGCTTTCCATACCCTCTTTGTTCGTGATCCATAGTAGACAGTGACATATCGTCGAATCCCGCCGTCCTTATCGCCAGGGTCAACGATGCGAAGACCATGCTTGCGTACAACTCGATAAACGTCTCCGTGAACAAGAGTTTTCATGAAGACATCTTTATCTAAGGTTAGAGGTTCTCCCGATGATGAAGATGGAATTCTGCTCCAGTTCGCAGATTTTCCAAGAACGCGACCACTCGCATCCTCTACCTCATAAATGTCATCTTTTGGCAGACTCACTTCGCTTCCGTCGAGCATGACATTGTCCTGTGTATCCTCAGCATCTTGCACCGCTCCTAGCAGGGAGTCGGCGCGGCCGCGAAGCATGACATCAAAGGAACGAAAGTGCATGTGTTGCTCATAAAGCAAGGCTACTCCGCTGACGCAAAGCGCTGAGATGAATTCAACCAATAGGATCGTTGTGATAAGTCGCCGCGTGATGGAGTAGGATTTCACTTTTCGTCAATCCTTCTTATAGACAGCCGATAACCTCGTCCACGCAGTGTTTCGATGCCGGATAGATCGTCAACTCCGCCTAGCTTTTTGCGAAGATTGGAAATATGCACTTCAATAACATTCGAATGATGTTCCCAATTGTAGTCATATAAGTGCTCAAGTAACTCCTGCTTTGAAGTGACCATCTGTGGCCGATGCATAAGGTATTCGAGAATGTGATACTCCATGGGAGAAAGCACGATCAACTTACCGCCGCGAAGCACCTTCTGCTCCAGTGTATGTAGCTCGATATCGCCCACGCGAAGAGTCGGATGGGCAACACCTTTACCTCGACGAATAAGAGCTTTGACCCGAGCCAACAATTCGCCAAGATCAAAGGGCTTGCTGAGATAGTCATCAGCGCCTGCATTGAGCAAGTTGATGGTAGAGCTGATGTCATCTTTTGCAGTCAGAATCAGCACAGGCGTCTGATCTTTTCGCGCACGTATAGTTTTCAATACGCCGAGGCCATCCATAAGAGGCAACATCAGATCCAGAATGATGAGGTCGTAACAGAGATTCATCGCGAGTTGAAGCCCCATCTCGCCATCGTTTGCACAGTCTACTGCGAAGCCCGGGCCCTCACGCAGCGCGGACGTCACATTTTCCGCCAAGCGAAGTTCGTCTTCGACCAGCAAAATTCTCATAGAACGATTATCTATGAATAATGCTTAAGAGAGTCTGAAGGTGAGCTAATAGCTGCGGTTTAGTCTGGCTAGTGCCTGCCCAGATATTCCGCCAAAAATGCGTCCCAGGGAGGCTGCCTGCATGCTTCGTTGGCCTCGTCTATGCGGAGAAAAGCATCCTGCATATAACGCACAGCCAACCAGCGCAGCGGTTCATACATCCAGTCCGGGGAGGTACGTTGCACGAAGGGCAATGCCTCAAAGCCAGTTGTTTTCCCGGTGATCATGCCTGCTAAAATCTGCCCCGCCAGGTTGGTTGTTGACACGCCTTGCCCCGTGTATCCACCGGCGAATCCGATGCGTGTTGCAGGGTTAAAACGCACCGCTGGAGTCCAGTCACGAGGCATGCCCACAGGCCCACCCCATCCATGCGTGAATCGTATTGCGTCGAGCGATGGAAACCACTCAATCAGGGAGCGTTGAATGAGCGCAAATGTCTCTAGATGCTTGTCCTGTTCATCACTGATGGTCGAACCGAATGCGTACGGCGCTCCTCGGCTTCCGAAGAGAATACGTCCATCCGGAGTCTTGGTAAGATAGACGACTGTATTGCGCATGGATGCAAGATTTTCACCCTCGTTCCAGCCAATCTCCGACCACTGCGCAGCCGTCAGAGGTTCAGTAAGGCAGATGAGCGAGTACGCCGGCAACAAAGCGCGATGCATCTTTTTCATCCGAGTGAGATAAGCTTCGCCAGCCAGCACAATAGCTTTATTGGCACGCAACTCACCCGCTTCCGTGAGAAAACGCGGCCTGTCTCCGCCTGAGAAATCAGTCACCGCGGTTTGCTCGTATATGACTCCGCCATGCGCTTCGACAGCACGTGCAAGCCCGCGCACCAGCCGTCCAGGGTGGATGCTCGCACCATCGGGTGTGTATAGGCCGCCATGCACATCCGTCACACGGATACGTTCTTTCACTTCATCCGGAGTAAGGAATTGATAGCGTCCAGCCAGGCCAAGCCGATCATAGGCAGCATAAGAAGATCGCAGCGCAGGCATCTGATGCGCGCCCCGAGCCAGCGTGAGCGTTCCACTCGATCGGAAGCAAGCATCCATCCCCTCGAATTCACATACACTACGAATTTCATCGACAGACGCCTGCAATGCAGCCAGGACGGAGCGAGCAGCCTCAGCGCCGAAGCGCTTGGTCATGGCTCCCGCAGTTACAGGGAAGCGAGGAGAACACCAACCGCCATTTCTTCCGGATGCACCGTAGCCTGCGATCTCACGCTCGACTACGGCGACCTTCAATCCTGGTTGCATGCGCAACAGGTAGTAAGCCGTCCACAAGCCCGTGTAACCGCCTCCGAGTATCGCGACATCAACTTCTTCCGAACGTTGCAGGGCGGGGCGGGGAATCAGCTTTTCACCAGCATCTTCCAGCCAGAAGCTGTAGTCCTCGTATCGTTTTGTCACCGTCCACCTTTCAAGCGATCTGACTCGTGATCACCCTGCGAGGAGCCAGCCAGCCGTGAGTGCAAGCGCGATTCCAAGCCCTTCACGTCGAGTTATTTTCTCGTGCAGAAACAAAACGCTTAATACGATTGTCACCACGGGGTACAACGAAGAGAGAGAGATGACAGTCGAGACTTTGCCCTTTTGCACCGCAGCAAAGAAGGCCAGAAAGCCGATGAAATTGACAAAGCCGCCAGCAAAGGACCAACCGAATCCAGCAGCCGAACGATCAATCTCGAAGCGCTCCAGCACAAGCACGACGAACGCGAATGCCAGCACGCCGACAGCTTGAAACAGAAGCGTCTGACGCGGTCTTGTGTACGCCGATGCCAGCTTGCTGAATACTCCCCAAAGGCCCCAGAACAGCAGCGTCATCATCGAATAAACGATCCATGGCTTCATGCGAACTGCCTCCTGGAAGAGTCGTTGATGTTGTATTAAAAGCTTAGTACCAGCCGATAGGTTTCTCGCTTAGATTGATGTGGACCTGCTTGGTCTCAAGATATTCTTCGATGCCCCACGGCCCAAGCTCGCGACCTATACCGGACTGTTTGTATCCACCCCACGGAGCCTCAACGCAAGTAGGCTGCATATGATTTACCCACACGATACCCGCTCGCAGAGATTTCACCACGCGAAAGGCCTTGTAGATATCACGTGACCATACAGCCGCTGCCAATCCATATGGAGTGTCGTTCGCGATCTGAATTGCATCCGCTTCTGAGTCAAATGGAATCACCGTAGCGACTGGCCCAAAGATTTCTTCTCTCGCGATGCGAGCCGTATTATCGACGTCATAGAAGATCGTCGGCTCAATGTAGTAGCCCTTATCAAAGCCCTTCGGCCGCCCTCCTCCAGAAGCCAACTTTGCTTCGCCGCGACCGATCGCGATGTAAGAGTTCACACGCTCATACTGATCTCTACTGATAACGGGGCCAAGCTTGGTAGCACGATCAAGCGGAGCACCAATGCGAATGGTCTTTGCCTTCTCCGCCATCGCCTCTACGAACTTCGAATAAATCTTTTTTTCAACGAGAATACGGCTGCCCGCAGAACATACCTCGCCCTGATTGATGAAGACGCCAAAGAGCGCGCCATCGATGGATGCTTCCCAATCTGCATCAGCAAAAAAGATATTTGGAGACTTGCCACCCAGTTCGAGCGTGACACGTTTCAACGTGTCAGCAGCGCGTTTTACAATGCTTTTCCCTACCTCTGTGCTTCCAGTGAAAGCGATCTTATCAACCGAAGGATGCTCGACAATCGGTACGCCACAGCTCTCGCCAAAGCCGTTCACGATATTTACTACACCCGCTGGAAGGCCCGCTTCCTCGAACCATTGAGCAAGCATCATCGTGGTCAGAGGGGTTTGTTCCGCAGGCTTCAATACACACGTACATCCTGCGGCCAGCGCGGGGGCGAGCTTCCATGCGGCCATCAGCAGAGGATAGTTCCACGGAACGATGAGACCGGCAACACCGATAGGCTCACGCAAAGATAGGCTCAACGCATCCGAAGATACTGGATTCACCTGCCCCGGAATCTTCGTGGCAAGCCCGCCATAGTATTCAAATACCTCTGCCACGGCATCGATATCGCCCTCGGCCTCAACGATAGGCTTGCCTGTATTGATAGCCTCTACTTCGGCCAGAGATGCAAGTTGCTCGCGGACTTTGGACGCCAGCTTAAAGAGAATGTGAGCGCGACTGAATGGCGTCGACTTCGCCCAGGGGCCAGCATCAAAAGCTCGACGCGCAGCTTGAACCGCTAGATCAATGTCAGCGGCAGAAGCCTCCGCAACTTGCGCCATAACCTCTTCCGTGGCCGGGTCGTAGACCGCAAACGTATCGCCTGAAATGCTGTTAACCCATTTGCCGTCGATATAAAGCTGATACACGCCTTGCGCTGATCGCATAGTTATCCCCTGGCTGTTCCAACTTGAATATCATTGCGACCGCCTGTTTTCAAAGGTAATTCTGCACACTACTCGTGAGTGGATGAATCGGAGGGCCTGGTTCTTACAGCGGCGGATACCTTGAAAGAGGGTGCTTCGTAATCGAGAGGCCGGTTAGTTTCAGGAATTGCAATCGTGTTTCCATCGCGCACTGCGTTGTAATGCGGCGACATAATCTCGACTCCAGCATCGTTGAAAGCATCCTGGATACTCTGATGTAAGTCACTGTATATTGTCGCCATGTGACTCGGATCGTTCGTATAAGCGTTGATCTCATAAGCCACATAGAAATCGTCGAGAGCAGTCTGTAAGACAAAGGGTCTTGGCTCTTGAAGAAGGCCCGGAGTAGCTGTCGCAGCGCTGATCAAGAGCTGATGAATCTGGCGCCACGGCGCGTCATATCCAATAGTCACGCTGGTATGCAGAATCAGCGCGTGTGCTTCGGTGGACGAACTGAAATTGATGATGTGACTGCCAAGCACGAGCGAGTTGGGAATTGTAATGTGAACATTCTTGATGGTTCGAATATTCGTTGCCAGCAGTGTCTTGCCTACAACGTCACCGATTGTCTCAGCAATTTGAACGCGATCTCCAATACGAAAAGCTCTTGTATAAGTGAGAATCACGCCAGCAACTATATTTGCAACAGCCGAACTTGATCCTAAAGAAAGCAGAACGCCAATGAAGATTGAAACCCCTTTAAATGCTGGCGATTCCGATCCAGGCAGATAAGGAAACATGATTACAAGGCAGAAGGCAACAGTAAGTATCTGGAGAATCTTGTATGTAGGCATAGCCCACTCGGGATAAAAACCCGGCCATGCAATCGTTCCTCGTTCAAGTTCTTTGAATACGAATCGCAGAATACGGATTGCAAAATAAGCAAAGCAGGTTATGACCAGCAAGATAAGCAGGCTTGGAAAATAAGCTACAAAGGAATTCCATCCAGCAGAGACAGGGCTAAAGATGTAGCTCAAGAGCGTGCTGCCAAAGGTCCGCGTCCACGGGAAAAAACTAAAAACCAACGGTATATAAAAATAAAACAGCAGCAGAGTAATTGCCCATCTTGCCGTTCGCGCACATTGCAGGATGATCGCAGTAAGCCTCTCTGCCGAGATCAACTCCAGCGACTGAATGCGCACCGTGCGAATATGAGTTCCATGCCACCGCTCGATACGCTTGTAGAGCTTGCGAGCAAGCCAGCTTAACAGCACCAGCAGCAGTATCAGGGCGAGAGTAGTAAGCGCTGCATATAACGCACCGAGTAACAGGCTTTTATATGTATATTCCGCGCGTACCTGTGCAAGCCCTGAACGAATCTGGCGGATGTAATTGTTCGCTAATACTGATCGCTCGATACCAGCGGCCTGTGCATCGCTCTCGGTCACCGTGGTTATGATGAGATCTCCAGAGACGATATCTGTACTCGTCTCATGTTGATCCGCAGTAACGGTATCTGGATTAATCTCGACATCTTTGACGAGATTCTCAAGCCGTTTTGTAGCAGCCTCAGCGCGTTCCGGTGCAGAGAATGGGCCAAGCCTCGTGCGAATTGAGAAAAGCGTCTGGTCCCCGACTACGACAGCGGAAGGTGTCTGTGAATTTTGCGCAGGCTGCGATGATGTCTGCGCGAACGCAGGAACGCAGAGTAATAGCGAGAGCGAATACAGTAAGATGATGCGAGCTTTGACCATTGTTCCCTCGGAGCCGTTGGGCGTAGCCTATCACGGTGCTACCCTAAGAGTCGAAGCGTTCGTGAGATGGGTAGTAATCCGCGAAAAGCAACTTTAGTCGCGCTCTTGAATCAGGCTTGCCAGTTGGCGAATCGTGGGCGCATGCAACAACAACGAGAGCATCAGAGTCTTACCAAGCAGCTTTTCAATATCGCTGAAGACCCGCAGAGCAAGCAGAGAGTGTCCTCCAATCGCGAAGAAGTCTTCGTCGATTCCAATCGGTGCTCGCTCAAAGTTGCTCTCCCATATAGCCACCAGCTTCTGCTCCAGCGGATTGCGTGGAGCAGTATATTCCGCGATCTGTTTTGCTGAACTCTCGATAGTTGTTGCCATCGTCTTCCTATCCACCTTGCCGTTTGGCGTCAGAGGAAAGCTCGCAAAGATTTGTATGTGACTTACCACCATGTGCGCAGGCAATCGTTCCCGTTGCCAGCGCACCAACTCCGCGGTATCGATATCCGCAATGCCTTTGGGCATTACGCATGCGATCAGTGAGTTACCCAGAGCCGCATCGAGATGAACAAGAACAATTGCATCCTCGACTTGCACATGCTCGCGAAGAACACTCTCAATCTCTCCAGGCTCAATTCGAAATCCGCGTATCTTTACCTGTTGATCGATACGTCCAAGGTATTCGATATTTCCATCCTGGCGATACCGTGCCAGGTCGCCCGTCTGATAAGCGCGATCCTGATGCGGCAGATGCGAAAGGTGAACAAAGCGTTCGGCAGTGAGATCAGGGCGATGCAAATACCCACGCGCTACACCTTCCCCTGCGATGAAAATCTGACCAGGAACATCAATCGGGACAGGCTGAAGATGGTCGTCCAATAAGTAGATGCGTGTGTTTGCAAGTGGGCGGCCTATCGTAGGCAGTGCATCTGCGCTTCGTTGTGTGAACGTGGAATAGGTGGTTGTCTCCGTCGGTCCATAGAGATCGAATATTTCTGCCTGCGGCAGTTGCTCTTCTATTTGCCGAACCAATGACGCGGAGAGAGCCTCGCCTGCCAGGTTGATACATCGCACAGTCTGGGGTACCAGACGCGCTTTGATTAGCGCGGCCATTGTGCTGGGGACGGTGTTGATCAGAGTTATCTTATCTACTGCCTCCAGTTCAGCGATTTCCAGTGCATTTTCTGCAAGAACGATGGTGCTTCCTATAGACAATGGAAGAAATATTTCAAAGATAGAAAGATCGAAACAGATCGACGTTGATGCAAGAACATATTGCAAGGATGCAGCAGAGAACGTCTGCATAGCCCAATGTAAAAACGAGTTGGTACTGTGATGTTCAATCGCAACGCCCTTCGGACGGCCTGTCGAACCAGACGTGTAGATAACATAAGCCAAATCGTTAGCGCCAACGTTTCGATCTGGATTAATGCCAGGCATGGAGTCAATGGAAGAAGACTCAGCGCTGCGATAGACAGTGCTGACAAAGTCTGGCAGCGGATGAGGAGCGTACTCCGGTTCAGTAATCAATACCGCTAATCTGCTGTCTTCCAGCATGATCCTGATTCGTTGCGCGGGATAAGCCGGATCAAGCGGAACATACGCTCCTCCAGCCTTTAACACCGCCAGCATGGATTCAATCATGCGGATACTACGATTCAAACAAATGCCGACACACTCGCCCGGACGTACGCCAGTAGCGATTAGATGATGCGCTAATCGATTCGCGTTTTCGTTCAACTGGGCATATGTAATCGCCTCGGAGTGGTGCTCAATTGCAATCGCAGCCGGTGATAGCGCAACTTGCTTTTCAAAGAGAGTATGGATTGCATCCTGTCGTGGAAAGTCGAGTTCCGTTGCATTCCAGTCAATCAAAATCTTCTGCTTATCAGTTGCAGAAAGTAGGTCGAGTTCAGAGATAGCTCTATCTGGCTCATGCACGATTGAGTCCAATAAGACAGAGAAGCTGTTTGCAAATCTATGAATTCCGGCTCGATCAAAGAGGTCTGTACGATACTCGAAATGACCACCCACCGCGCCGCCAGCTTCACTCAATTGAAGCGTGAGATCAAACTTGGACACCCCTGGTTCCGTGTCGATTTGCGACGATACACCACGCGTCTCACCGCGTAATGAATCGAGCGCAAACATGATCTGAAAAAGAGGAGAGATGCCAGGATTGCGTTCTGGATGTAACTCAGCAACCAGTCGTTGAAATGGAGTTTCGCTGTGGGAATATGCTTCGAGCGCTGTACTTCGCACTTGCTTCAATAGTTCTCGAAAAGTGTTTGCCGAGCTTGGCTGACATCGCATCACGACCGTATTTACAAACAAGCCAATCAACGGCTCTGTTTCCGTCCGATGACGACCGGAGATTGGTGAACCTATACAAAAATCCTGCTTGCCCGTATATCGAGTAAGCAGTACGGAAAATGCTGAGAGCAGCAGCATGTATAGAGAAGCATTTTCAGATAGAGCAAGCACTCGCAACCCTGCCGTAGTCTGTTCAGAAATAAAAAAGGGTTCGATATCTCCTGCAAATGTTTGTATGGATGGCCTCGGCTTGCTGAATGGCAATTCAAGATACGTCGGCGCGTCTGCTAATTTCTTCTTCCAATATGTAGACTGCTGTTCATGCAAAACCACGGAGTGCTCGCGTTCCCACACTGCGTAGTCCATGTATTGAATTGGCAGAGGTGGAAGATCGACAGCACGACCCTGGGCCAGAGCCGTATAAATGATCTCTATCTCGTGTTGCAGAATATCCATCGATTCGCGATCAGCAAGGATGTGATGCACATTAACAAAGGCCACATGCCGCGCAGGTGCAAGGCGAAACAGATGAGCACGAACCAGCGGTGGCTTGGAGAGATTAAATGGTATCCGCGACATCTGCCGAACCAGGGCGTGTAGCTCGGCATCACGCAGGGCTTCGTCAATCGTTGATAAGTCA
Coding sequences within:
- a CDS encoding non-ribosomal peptide synthetase, which gives rise to MEELNDIEFLRTLKERGIEVRASEDRLRVNAPVGALTKPMQEELLRRKGRLLTLLTPPPASSAIQSTGAANAPLTYEQEAIWLMERFHPGTVAYSIPEAFFFEFAVDLELLSRSMDYLLQRHEILRCSISEKDGVAYQHVAESFHIPIDFTDLSTIDEALRDAELHALVRQMSRIPFNLSKPPLVRAHLFRLAPARHVAFVNVHHILADRESMDILQHEIEIIYTALAQGRAVDLPPLPIQYMDYAVWEREHSVVLHEQQSTYWKKKLADAPTYLELPFSKPRPSIQTFAGDIEPFFISEQTTAGLRVLALSENASLYMLLLSAFSVLLTRYTGKQDFCIGSPISGRHRTETEPLIGLFVNTVVMRCQPSSANTFRELLKQVRSTALEAYSHSETPFQRLVAELHPERNPGISPLFQIMFALDSLRGETRGVSSQIDTEPGVSKFDLTLQLSEAGGAVGGHFEYRTDLFDRAGIHRFANSFSVLLDSIVHEPDRAISELDLLSATDKQKILIDWNATELDFPRQDAIHTLFEKQVALSPAAIAIEHHSEAITYAQLNENANRLAHHLIATGVRPGECVGICLNRSIRMIESMLAVLKAGGAYVPLDPAYPAQRIRIMLEDSRLAVLITEPEYAPHPLPDFVSTVYRSAESSSIDSMPGINPDRNVGANDLAYVIYTSGSTGRPKGVAIEHHSTNSFLHWAMQTFSAASLQYVLASTSICFDLSIFEIFLPLSIGSTIVLAENALEIAELEAVDKITLINTVPSTMAALIKARLVPQTVRCINLAGEALSASLVRQIEEQLPQAEIFDLYGPTETTTYSTFTQRSADALPTIGRPLANTRIYLLDDHLQPVPIDVPGQIFIAGEGVARGYLHRPDLTAERFVHLSHLPHQDRAYQTGDLARYRQDGNIEYLGRIDQQVKIRGFRIEPGEIESVLREHVQVEDAIVLVHLDAALGNSLIACVMPKGIADIDTAELVRWQRERLPAHMVVSHIQIFASFPLTPNGKVDRKTMATTIESSAKQIAEYTAPRNPLEQKLVAIWESNFERAPIGIDEDFFAIGGHSLLALRVFSDIEKLLGKTLMLSLLLHAPTIRQLASLIQERD